Part of the Bacteriovorax stolpii genome, TCAACTAACGAATAGGCGGTTATTGACTATGAAAACGAGAATTCTTGTTGCAATGATTTTTACCCTGGCGATCTGTAAGTCAGGTTTCCCATCGGGAACGACAATCGGAAATGGTATTTCTGTAAATTCTGCTAAGAAAGAAAAGATCTGCAAGATCGACGGCAAGGAAGTAAAGAGGCCAATTGACGATAAATGTGAAGAGGTTCTTCCTGAAACGAAGGATAAAAAAGAGGAAGCTCCTGCCCCTGCACCTAAGAAATAGTTAAAAATACACGGGCCATTGCTTCAAGTCTGAAGCAATGGCATAATATCTTCATGAATATCTAAAATCCCGCCATTTTAATCCCTTATACAATTTCATTTCATTGATTAATTAACGTTAGTTTATTTTTTATTTATTGGAGTTTTGCCATGAACACATCTCGCATTTGTTTTGCCGTTTCTATTATCAATTTCATTCAATGCGAGATTGTAAATGCTCATACGAAAATTAATCATAGGCATTCTGAGCTTCTATGCGGTTGAGGTCAAACGAGCTTCCTTAAAAAATACTAAGACCACTCCAATCCAGGTCGAGCGCGAGCTGGAGTTAGAAATTGTTAAGAAGCGCGAGGCTAAAAAGCAGAAGACTCGCCTCTACGACAAGAGAAAGTGGAAGAAGAAACAACGCTTTATTGAGCCTGCTTTCAAAATAAAGGGAACTAATCCTAAAGACGTACGATTCAGCAATCAGCAGAAAATCAGGCGGATGTTTAGAAATAGTTAGAGAGAACTTAGAGACAAAGAGAGTTTGTTCTCATAGACTTTGTTCATACAACTTCTCAAGGTGGAGAATTTTATGAATAAAGGATTATTGATCCTCGCTCTTCTCGTCTCAAATATGGCCTTTGGTTCTGAAAGAATCAGAAGCTATGAAGTCTCAGTCAACCCATTAAAGATGAATAAGATCGCTTCTCAGTTTGAAGTGGTCGCTAAGCGTGCTCATGGTTTTGAAGTTTATGTTCAAGAAGAGGACGTGCAGGCCTTTTTAGAGCTGGTGCCGAAAGCAAAATTATTACAGGACAATATTCATGTAGAAAGAGATGAAAAAAGTCTTAACCAATATAGAAAGTATGCCGACGTTGAAGCTGATTTAAAAACACTGGCAACGAACTACAGCACTCTGGCGACGCTGGAAACCTATGGCGCGACTAAAGGGGGAAGAAACCTTTATGCGCTTAAGATTTCTACCGGCGGAGAAAATAAACCAAAAGTGATGGTGACAGCAGCAACTCACGGAGATGAGCTGATTACGACCGAAGTTCTGTTTGCTTTAACGAATGAACTTCTTAGCGGTTATGGGAAAGACCAAAGGCTTTCTAAAATTTTAAATGGGCGCGATATTTATATCGTTCCAGTTGTGAGTCCGGATAGCTTTGAAGCGCGCGAAAGATACGTGCAGAGAAAAGACCCGAATAGAAGTTACCCTTGGCCGGATAAACCAAACAATCCAACAGTCGATGTTATCCAGTCGATGATGGACTACACTAACAAAAT contains:
- a CDS encoding M14 family metallopeptidase gives rise to the protein MNKGLLILALLVSNMAFGSERIRSYEVSVNPLKMNKIASQFEVVAKRAHGFEVYVQEEDVQAFLELVPKAKLLQDNIHVERDEKSLNQYRKYADVEADLKTLATNYSTLATLETYGATKGGRNLYALKISTGGENKPKVMVTAATHGDELITTEVLFALTNELLSGYGKDQRLSKILNGRDIYIVPVVSPDSFEARERYVQRKDPNRSYPWPDKPNNPTVDVIQSMMDYTNKMKFTGSLDLHAYGKLVMYPWAYTKKAPAAADVVVFKDLVESMAKENQYEAGQISTTIYVAEGSSADYFYWKSGTRAIAAELGREKIPSYSKIPSIVNESREMVWTFLESFN